In Elaeis guineensis isolate ETL-2024a chromosome 1, EG11, whole genome shotgun sequence, a genomic segment contains:
- the LOC105039279 gene encoding uncharacterized protein has translation MMNRANSAEAYIPSMMPVVGLEGSSQKLHLWDYDTTTPLHNHPTATAIPPAATTALALDYHQPFFPTSSFVDCPPSLLSVNSFPFYSPHLPHYTAAALVKREDCDSAAAGGGGAGKIGLNLGHRTYFSSGDALAIDRLFARSRGMYSLNHQPPRCQAEGCKADLSGAKHYHRRHKVCEFHSKATVVIAGGLQQRFCQQCSRFHVLTEFDEAKRSCRKRLADHNRRRRKPQLPAANADSSAPENPTTNSMEKSKQTAKAPRDNSTAKSTATISNASTSLEGQQGYSNKATQLRTAPALSLGGVGAVEKRGMGSSSAMCQSQGHFVAMTEEKVSPQQQHFFSSPEATSGTFFHHHNLFCSSSNEASQSTGGASGDTTSHHRQSNLLHLGQTIFEVDFM, from the exons ATGATGAACCGAGCCAACTCTGCTGAGGCCTATATCCCTTCCATGATGCCCGTTGTTGGGCTGGAAGGCAGTAGCCAAAAGCTGCATCTTTGGGACTACGACACCACCACCCCGCTCCACAACCACCCGACCGCCACCGCCATTCCACCCGCCGCCACCACCGCCCTTGCCCTTGACTACCACCAACCCTTCTTCCCCACCTCCTCCTTCGTCGATTGCCCGCCCTCCCTCCTCTCCGTCAACAGTTTCCCCTTCTACTCCCCGCACCTCCCCCACTACACCGCGGCGGCCCTCGTCAAGAGGGAGGACTGCGACAGCGCCGCGGCCGGCGGCGGCGGCGCGGGTAAAATTGGGCTGAATTTGGGCCACCGGACCTACTTCTCGTCAGGGGATGCGCTCGCCATCGACCGGCTCTTCGCCCGGTCCCGGGGGATGTACTCTCTTAACCACCAGCCGCCGCGGTGCCAGGCCGAAGGCTGCAAGGCCGACCTCTCCGGCGCCAAGCACTACCACCGCCGCCACAAGGTCTGCGAGTTCCACTCCAAGGCCACCGTCGTCATCGCCGGCGGGCTCCAGCAGCGCTTCTGCCAGCAATGCAGCAG GTTTCATGTGCTGACCGAGTTTGATGAGGCCAAGAGGAGCTGCAGGAAGCGTCTGGCTGACCACAACCGCAGGAGGAGGAAGCCTCAGCTCCCTGCAGCCAACGCGGACTCCTCGGCACCTGAGAATCCAACCACCAACTCCATGGAGAAGAGCAAACAGACAGCGAAAGCCCCCAGAGACAACT CAACTGCCAAGTCCACAGCTACCATATCGAATGCCAGTACAAGCTTGGAGGGGCAGCAGGGGTACTCGAACAAGGCAACCCAGTTGAGGACGGCGCCAGCTTTATCTCTGGGAGGGGTTGGAGCAGTCGAGAAAAGAGGCATGGGTTCTTCTAGTGCTATGTGCCAAAGCCAAGGACACTTTGTAGCCATGACAGAGGAGAAGGTTTCCCCGCAGCAGCAGCACTTCTTCTCCTCTCCTGAGGCAACCAGTGGGACCTTCTTCCACCACCATAACCTCTTCTGCTCTAGCTCCAATGAGGCCTCCCAGTCTACAGGAGGGGCCTCAGGCGACACCACCAGCCACCACCGCCAAAGCAACCTCCTCCACCTGGGCCAGACCATTTTTGAAGTGGACTTCATGTGA